In the Solenopsis invicta isolate M01_SB unplaced genomic scaffold, UNIL_Sinv_3.0 scaffold_623, whole genome shotgun sequence genome, CAATTCCGAAAAGCAGCTGTTAGTGGAGGAACTTCATGCTCCAGCGAGAAGAAATTTTCCGAGAAGGCATGTCATTGTTCGCGGATACGATGACCTGTGGCAAGCGGATGTGGTTGAGATGCGACCTTACATGAGATTTAACCGAGGTTACCATTACATACTCACCGTTATCGATGTATTGAGCAAGTATGCATGGGCTGTGCCTCTCAAGGCCAAGAGTGGCAATGAAGTGGCTAATGCGATTGCAAAGATAATACGAGACGATGAAAGATGTCAAAAAATTTGCAGACTGACagaggaaaagaattttacaacgccacggtacagaaactattgaaaaaacatgATATCAATCATTATTCAACATATTCCGTAATGAAGGCATCAGTCGTTGAACGGTTCAACCGTTCATTAAAGAACGACATGTGGAAGCAGTTTACGcttaatggaaattataaatggaTCGATTTGTTACCACGTCTCGTATTAGAATACAACTCGCGAAGGCATCGTACTATTGGTATGCGACCTATCAATGTTACCCCTGCGATTGCCGAAAAACTCTTATCCACTGTGTATAGTCGCATAAAAATTGCTGCACCCGCGCGGTTCAAAGTGGGTGAatcggtacgcgtgagcaaattTAAGACCATTTTTGATAAAGGTTATACACCGAATTGGACTAcggagatatttaaaattgccaaagtGCAGAGAACTAATCCCGTGACGTATTTATTGAAGGATTCCTGTGGAAAACATATCAGCGGTGGATTTTACGAATATGAGCTTCAGCGAGTCGGTAATTCTAACTTGTAtctcgttgaaaaaattttacgcaaaaggggatgaggtttatgtgaaatggctgggatttgatAATTCACACAATTCGTGGATACACAAggataatgtattgtaaaaaatgtattacttatttacaagatatttgtaattttattacaattacacaaatatacatatattatacaaattaagtgttttatttacattggtattttataatgtcccCAAGGCAACGTGTCAATAGAATCTGACATAATATATCGCTTATCGTCATACGGACTAAGAGCAATTTTCGTTTCGGATATAGTATACACCTCATGCAATTTCGATCTAATACTTGACTGCTGTCGTGTCATTTCAATCTCATCATGTAAACATCGCGTGTAATCATCGAAAGTTATCGATTTTGCCACAACGTTGCTCTTGATTCCTTTGACTTTCTTCGTGTCGTTTTTACCATCAACGCGCAAggcatacatctttgctctaagccctatgaattcggtcatgatcgcaccattgTTTTCATCCTTCATTAAACCTGgcacttttttattaacaagCGGAATACCGTATGCATTATCAACCGCGTAATCACtcgtgtcaaatttattaatatcgcgctttataatttcgtatacgtcatcacattcaatgttatatattaagctatccgtatcaatatacataattttacatttctcgcaAAACATCGGCGCCATGTATTcatgatgaaattcatacaaaCATGTCTTAGATATGTCAAggatgcacatacccacatagaTTGGTTTGTCAAATTTCACCTCAAGCTTACGCATTTCGATTGCAACCAAATTCTCTGAAAAGACACTACGACTGTGGAAATTTGGCATAGCGATCATTGCCTCCGCGCCGTATCTGCCTTTCCATTTTGTCACAAGTCGCACATCGACGTGATTGCGCACGTTCTCCATGGTTTTGCCAAATACTGCgttgttcattaatttgtataaattttttcgaaattgtttttggcgcatgttctgaaatctgtatttaactgaatataatcgcgaagccatggtgATTGTGCAAACTGTAATATGCGATGTATTTTTGTCACTCGAAGGCCGTGACGAGTACACTGCTGCAGGTTACGATAATGTATGACGTAACGTTTCTTATCGTATAAGGTTGCGAGGAGCTTGTCCTGCCGCTTGCCGGGCGGTTTATCACGCATTGGACAGAACGGTAGGTCAATGTGCGCATCATGTAAATGTTGTGGATATTCTAAGTCTATTTCAAGAATGTAACCTGTTGGAGAATCTAGCGCGATgtccataaaattaaaatttgttacgtcATCTACCCATCGAAAATCTTTGTATGGTAATGGCTGACACATTGCCCAAccatacaagttatttacatcaaagtacatcaggtacgatgatgatttcgatggatcgtatgaCTTCATGTACTTGTTGTTGGCCTGTGCGTACCTGTTTGAACATTGACTCAGACCACCACGTGTGCCACGTTCGATGAACATGATCATGTCAATGTCTGTTAGCAGTTCgaaatttacatgtgtatatttcaacattgcatcccacgtaaaaccgggtaaagtataataatacgtGAGATCGAGTCCATAACTCGCGATTCAACTATCGCGAAAATTCTCAAAGATATCAGCCGTACGTCAAGTACACAACAGTACGTcagttttcaagtataaatcgcTATAATCTCCGAGCGTTCGGatggagaaccgctgccacacgttGACAGCATGCGCGTAATCGCTCTCGGATACTGTGTCACCCGTCAatgaactgtaaaataattcgcgCGGTGGCAAACATGACTCTTCCAATTTTTCCACACAGTCAACATACTCGTATGGGAAGACACCTTTTCGTGTTAACAGATCGAAATTTTCTGttgataaattactatattcccgttgcattatgcatagcttatctttactaagaaaagatgccaatttatcgagactagatgcgagaaatttgaaagaatcgataaatcttaattttatgcaatttttctgatcatttttgtaaacgaaatatattttcttttgttatcggAAGTAAATCTATTCGTCCTTCATATGCTGTAGCTATTTCCTTGATGATAAAATGCACGTCGTAGCCAGATAAGTTATGGAAAACTATAGGAATATAATGcgaatctttgtaatttaaattgcaatttgaatGCGCTGCACCTCTGAATCGACCGGTTAAATGACAATGATCGCGTACCCGTTCTATTTCATTCGTAAATGGTTTTTCACAAATGTGGCAGTGTGTagcgttgttaaattttttccaatcgtCTTGTGTTAAATCCATGGGAACATTAACcgacagaatattatttacaatttgtgcTAAATCTTTAAGTTGCTCGACGAACCACGCGATACAATTCTTATCGCGATGAAACCGATACATTGATAGCGAATTGTCATACGCACAGTGTACATAATATGCTATGCTAAATACTCGATGATGCTGGTAATTTTTCTCATCCTCAGTCTTCTCCAGGATGCATTCCAAATCGGCGTATACGATAAACGGCATTCGTTCCTTtcgacagtaatttttaaagctcaGCCATTTGTCATCTTCGCTTGGTAATATGATAGCGCAATCGTTTATCTTTCCACAGTCCATTGTGTGAATTTCCAACTTGTCGTTCGAACTAAAATAATGTAGacatctgaaatataatttatttttgagaaattagaaaaatatatttatatatacatatttttgtattttccgaaatatatacataccgatcacaaaagaatttcttattctttttcttactgaGTTGTGAACTCATGAGACGGGACATATTCTTTATCAACGCAAAATGTCCCACATTGTCATCCTGCACGTATAGCAGATTTATATGTTTGTCCATTTTTCGTTCGGTGAGTCGTATaggaaaaatagataatttcttcTCCTCGATGCAGTATAGATTAATGGAGATTTTGTtgagaatttcaaactttttaatttgtggcaGTGTCATTGGAAACTCAATGCCTTTCAGATTTAATACCGTAGAATAATGTGGATATGAAGATTCTCGATCTGTATTCCTTTCAGCAGGATGCAGACTGGCCACCACTGACCATGCAAAACATGCATTgtcatttgattttacattaactaccgctttcttcatcataattttacttgGTAACTGGATGTTGCATCCTGCATGCAAAgggttatatttgtttatatttattgttaaatttagtataCGCGACAACGCCCatccgctatcgcgttcttggaattcCTCCAACGATGCTAGGATTATCTCGATGACGTGTAACTGGTACCACTCATGCAAATCGGAGCATTGAAAGAGTTCATAATTTCTTGTTGTGATACACTTATTAGCGCGTTTGTCACCTGCGACAAATTCACCATTAAAAATAGCGTTTATCTTTACGTTGCCATGTCTCTGCATGACACTTTGCACGTGCTCAAGCACAATTTCTCGCGCATCCTCTAGAAATTGATACGGTTCAATGTGTTCGAAATTAATCACAGCACCAGTCAGTATACGACTTTCAAAAACTGTATCTATCTCACGCCATCGGAGTCCAGCACTATATCCAGCGCCCATTTGCACAAACCGTCCACGCATCATTTGTTTCAAACCTTCTAGTCGCGTGATACAAGCGATCACAGATTGTCTTCCGCCGATTGACAATCGCGGATATTTACTGCGGCTACGTCCATCTAACGATTCGATG is a window encoding:
- the LOC120360006 gene encoding uncharacterized protein LOC120360006 — translated: MTRSRCIPSVYAVKHIVKMEQTERDLVEQSTRLNTHKEYMAWEQRCIEFIESLDGRSRSKYPRLSIGGRQSVIACITRLEGLKQMMRGRFVQMGAGYSAGLRWREIDTVFESRILTGAVINFEHIEPYQFLEDAREIVLEHVQSVMQRHGNVKINAIFNGEFVAGDKRANKCITTRNYELFQCSDLHEWYQLHVIEIILASLEEFQERDSGWALSRILNLTININKYNPLHAGCNIQLPSKIMMKKAVVNVKSNDNACFAWSVVASLHPAERNTDRESSYPHYSTVLNLKGIEFPMTLPQIKKFEILNKISINLYCIEEKKLSIFPIRLTERKMDKHINLLYVQDDNVGHFALIKNMSRLMSSQLSKKKNKKFFCDRCLHYFSSNDKLEIHTMDCGKINDCAIILPSEDDKWLSFKNYCRKERMPFIVYADLECILEKTEDEKNYQHHRVFSIAYYVHCAYDNSLSMYRFHRDKNCIAWFVEQLKDLAQIVNNILSVNVPMDLTQDDWKKFNNATHCHICEKPFTNEIERVRDHCHLTGRFRGAAHSNCNLNYKDSHYIPIVFHNLSGYDVHFIIKEIATAYEGRIDLLPITKENIFQNFDLLTRKGVFPYEYVDCVEKLEESCLPPRELFYSSLTGDTVSESDYAHAVNVWQRFSIRTLGDYSDLYLKTDVLLCT